Proteins from one Coffea arabica cultivar ET-39 chromosome 8c, Coffea Arabica ET-39 HiFi, whole genome shotgun sequence genomic window:
- the LOC113706631 gene encoding UDP-glycosyltransferase 74E2, whose amino-acid sequence MENGMGAQKAHRGHCLILPYPLQGHVNPVLQFSKRLQFKGVRITIAATISFFNRIKDATSLFPLGMISDGFDEGGANQAESIEAYLKKFQQVGSETLGELLEKLRDSGSPVDCVVYDAVLPWALDVAKKNGVSGAAFFTQSCAVDNIYYHVYKGIVKVPVEETRIAIPGLPDLEPADLPSFVTKPETYPAVVEMIRNQFIDIDTADWVLFNTFYKLEEEVIDWMKGLWPVRPIGPTVPSMYLDKRVQDDTDYGLNVFKPMAEACTKWLEGKASKSVVYVSFGSLASLDAEGMAELAWGLKMTGKYFLWVVRASEESKLPKDFINETSEKGLIVSWCPQLEVLADKSIGCFVTHCGWNSTLEALSLGVPMVGMPQWTDQPTNAKYVTDVWKMGVKAEPDEKGIVTKEEIENCIRQVMEGERGEEITRNAKKWVELTRDAVDEGGTSDKNIDEFVSKLVSP is encoded by the exons ATGGAGAATGGAATGGGAGCTCAAAAAGCTCACAGAGGCCACTGCTTGATATTACCATACCCACTCCAAGGCCATGTAAACCCTGTCCTACAATTCTCTAAGCGTTTACAGTTTAAGGGAGTTAGAATTACAATTGCAGCtacaatttccttcttcaatcGCATAAAAGATGCTACGAGTTTATTTCCGTTAGGCATGATCTCGGATGGATTTGATGAAGGAGGAGCGAATCAGGCTGAGAGTATTGAAGCCTATTTAAAAAAGTTCCAACAGGTTGGTTCAGAAACTTTAGGAGAGCTGCTTGAAAAGCTTCGGGATTCAGGTTCTCCAGTTGATTGCGTTGTCTATGATGCAGTTCTTCCGTGGGCTCTTGATGTTGCCAAGAAGAATGGAGTCTCTGGAGCTGCTTTCTTCACCCAATCGTGCGCTGTAGACAACATTTACTACCATGTTTATAAAGGGATTGTAAAGGTTCCTGTTGAAGAGACTAGAATCGCAATTCCTGGATTACCTGATCTTGAGCCTGCTGATTTGCCCTCCTTTGTTACCAAGCCTGAAACTTACCCAGCAGTTGTTGAAATGATTAGAAATCAGTTCATCGATATTGATACAGCAGACTGGGTACTTTTCAACACGTTTTACAAGTTGGAAGAAGAG GTCATTGACTGGATGAAGGGACTGTGGCCGGTGAGGCCAATTGGACCAACAGTACCTTCCATGTACTTAGACAAGAGGGTCCAAGACGACACGGATTATGGTCTCAACGTCTTCAAGCCAATGGCTGAAGCTTGCACAAAATGGTTGGAGGGAAAAGCAAGCAAATCTGTAGTTTATGTCTCGTTTGGAAGTCTAGCCTCACTTGATGCTGAGGGAATGGCAGAGTTGGCATGGGGATTAAAAATGACAGGGAAATATTTCTTGTGGGTAGTAAGAGCTTCAGAGGAATCAAAACTGCCAAAAGATTTCATTAACGAAACATCAGAGAAAGGATTGATAGTTTCATGGTGCCCGCAGCTGGAAGTTTTAGCAGACAAATCTATTGGTTGTTTTGTCACGCACTGTGGATGGAACTCAACTTTGGAGGCACTAAGTTTGGGTGTTCCAATGGTTGGAATGCCACAATGGACAGACCAACCCACCAATGCTAAGTATGTGACGGATGTTTGGAAAATGGGAGTCAAAGCTGAACCAGATGAGAAGGGGATAGTGACAAAAGAAGAGATAGAGAACTGCATTAGACAAGTCATGGAgggagagagaggagaggagaTTACTAGAAATGCCAAGAAATGGGTGGAATTGACAAGAGATGCAGTTGATGAGGGTGGGACGTCTGACAAAAACATTGACGAATTTGTGTCCAAATTGGTTTCCCCTTAA